A genomic region of Kitasatospora cathayae contains the following coding sequences:
- a CDS encoding beta-ketoacyl-[acyl-carrier-protein] synthase family protein codes for MHRTEVVVTGLGATTPLGADVESTWNALLAGESGIRGGALRGHEDAGLPDTAAGTMAIDPAESLPPVRARRLDRSQQAALIAAAEAWADAGAPQVDPDRLASAIGTGIGGVRTLLREDDALESAGTRRVSPRTVPMLMPNAAAALISIEYGARAGVYTPVSACSSGAEAIALGARLIRAGEADVVIAGGTEAAITPITVAGFAQAQALSRYTAEPASASRPFAADRSGFVLSEGAAVVVLESAEHADARGARVHAVLAGAGIAADAHHITAPAPDGSGQVSAMRKALAQAGLAPEQISHINAHATGTPTGDVAEAHAIRQVFGRATVTAPKAALGHLFGAAGAIEALIAVLSVEHGVIPPTRNLTAAGVGPDIDLDVVTTRRDVPQQAVLSNSFGFGGQNVSLIVTGARHRTPRTVPATP; via the coding sequence ATGCACCGCACTGAAGTCGTCGTGACCGGACTCGGCGCGACCACACCGCTCGGCGCAGACGTGGAGTCCACCTGGAACGCCCTGCTCGCCGGCGAGTCCGGCATCCGCGGCGGCGCCCTGCGCGGCCACGAGGACGCCGGCCTTCCCGACACCGCCGCGGGGACGATGGCGATCGACCCCGCCGAGTCCCTGCCGCCGGTGCGGGCCAGGCGGCTCGACCGCTCGCAGCAGGCGGCACTCATCGCCGCCGCCGAGGCCTGGGCCGACGCCGGTGCCCCGCAGGTGGACCCGGACCGGCTCGCCTCGGCGATCGGCACGGGCATCGGGGGCGTACGGACCCTGCTGAGGGAGGACGACGCACTGGAGTCGGCCGGGACGCGGCGTGTCTCGCCCCGCACGGTACCGATGCTCATGCCCAACGCGGCGGCGGCGCTGATCAGCATCGAATACGGCGCACGGGCCGGCGTCTACACGCCCGTCTCGGCGTGCTCCTCCGGTGCCGAGGCGATCGCCCTGGGGGCCAGGCTCATCCGCGCCGGCGAGGCGGACGTGGTCATCGCGGGCGGGACCGAGGCCGCGATCACCCCGATCACCGTCGCCGGCTTCGCCCAGGCACAGGCACTATCGCGGTACACCGCCGAACCCGCCTCGGCGTCCCGGCCGTTCGCCGCGGACCGCAGCGGATTCGTCCTCAGCGAGGGCGCCGCCGTCGTGGTCCTCGAAAGCGCCGAGCACGCCGACGCCCGGGGCGCGCGCGTCCACGCGGTGCTCGCGGGAGCCGGCATCGCCGCCGACGCCCACCACATCACGGCACCCGCCCCCGACGGCTCCGGCCAGGTCTCCGCCATGCGCAAGGCCCTCGCACAAGCCGGTCTGGCCCCCGAGCAGATCAGCCACATCAACGCCCACGCCACCGGAACCCCGACCGGCGACGTCGCCGAGGCACACGCCATCAGGCAGGTCTTCGGCCGCGCCACCGTCACCGCCCCCAAGGCGGCACTCGGCCATCTCTTCGGCGCCGCCGGCGCGATCGAGGCACTCATCGCCGTCCTCAGCGTGGAACACGGCGTCATCCCGCCGACCCGCAACCTCACCGCAGCCGGCGTCGGACCCGACATCGACCTCGACGTCGTCACAACGCGACGAGACGTCCCCCAGCAGGCCGTGCTCAGCAACTCCTTCGGCTTCGGCGGACAGAACGTCTCACTCATCGTCACCGGCGCACGGCACCGCACGCCCCGTACGGTCCCGGCGACACCATGA
- a CDS encoding DNA polymerase III subunit beta family protein: MDGTTELLSISAFARRVGLAPSALRFYDDCRVLRPAWVDGATGYRFYSPAQEARAALLRGLRDAGLPLAEVAVVLDGPEHEGREVLERHLERMRDRTQAAKTAIAAALRSLSTADSKTEARIGGVELASAVRQVVPAAASDVERPALGCVLIEIDDGEVHLVATDRYRLSMRVLRPAALEGGPCRLLVHAADLIEFGQWAARFHQVTIQVGPDRTRARSTSESRVLVTVDDQFPDYREMLSALAPPEYRVIVDRLALRDAVNSHGDAARIALSFSGDEMTISLPDRSIATTLPAVCHQDLPQRIGFDPAVLAPALEASVGPDVLLEIAAADRPVVVRSADQGSFTTLVMPVALNTSS, translated from the coding sequence ATGGACGGCACCACGGAACTACTCAGCATTAGCGCCTTCGCGCGGCGGGTCGGTCTCGCTCCGAGCGCCCTGCGTTTCTACGACGACTGCCGTGTCCTGCGGCCGGCGTGGGTTGACGGCGCGACTGGATACCGCTTTTACAGCCCTGCGCAGGAGGCCCGTGCCGCTCTCCTACGCGGTCTGCGAGATGCGGGACTGCCGCTGGCTGAGGTTGCCGTGGTGCTCGACGGGCCCGAGCACGAGGGTCGAGAGGTGCTGGAGCGGCACCTGGAGAGGATGCGGGACCGGACGCAGGCGGCCAAGACCGCCATCGCGGCGGCTCTGCGATCCCTCTCGACTGCCGACAGCAAGACGGAAGCGCGAATCGGCGGCGTGGAGTTGGCCAGCGCTGTCCGCCAGGTGGTCCCGGCCGCAGCCTCCGACGTGGAACGCCCTGCACTTGGCTGCGTCCTCATCGAGATCGATGACGGCGAGGTCCACCTGGTGGCTACCGATCGCTATCGCCTGTCGATGCGTGTCCTGAGGCCTGCGGCCCTCGAGGGAGGGCCCTGCCGTCTGCTGGTGCACGCGGCTGACCTGATCGAGTTCGGGCAATGGGCGGCGCGATTCCATCAGGTCACTATTCAGGTCGGACCGGACCGGACCCGAGCACGCAGCACGTCAGAGTCCCGTGTCCTGGTGACGGTCGATGACCAGTTCCCTGACTACCGCGAGATGCTCTCGGCTCTGGCCCCGCCCGAATACCGCGTGATCGTGGATCGCCTGGCCCTTCGCGACGCGGTCAACAGTCACGGCGACGCTGCACGTATCGCTCTGAGCTTCTCGGGGGACGAGATGACCATCTCTCTTCCCGATCGCTCCATCGCCACCACCCTGCCCGCGGTCTGCCATCAAGACCTGCCGCAGCGGATCGGCTTCGACCCTGCCGTCCTGGCTCCCGCTCTGGAGGCCAGCGTCGGGCCCGACGTCCTGCTGGAGATCGCCGCCGCGGACCGACCTGTCGTGGTGCGCTCCGCGGACCAGGGCAGCTTCACCACCCTGGTCATGCCGGTCGCCCTCAACACCTCCAGCTGA
- a CDS encoding endo alpha-1,4 polygalactosaminidase: MPVDHGRSRRSRIGIAVALTISAAAVLAVSSCGSSGGTTEPAVTISPSTSEGTPAPATAPPAVTMPPVHAGFDYQIGGPYQPPAGVSVVSRDHGASPAPGIYNICYVNGFQAQPDAEQEWDRDLLLRDQAGNVVYDTTWNEALLDISTDTKRQRIALKVDGWIDECATKGFNAVEPDNYDSYTRSAELLSAADAEAYQSLLVAHAHGQGLAIAQKNAAELAPDRKQLGLDFAVVEQCGTYGECDRYTDAFGDGVFDIEYDEQGLQAACTTWGTRISIVRRDLDAVPPSDPGYLRQTC; this comes from the coding sequence ATGCCCGTTGACCATGGTCGATCCCGCAGGTCGCGGATCGGGATCGCCGTAGCGCTGACGATCTCGGCGGCAGCCGTTCTCGCCGTCTCCTCATGCGGTTCCTCCGGCGGAACCACGGAACCGGCGGTGACGATCTCGCCTTCCACGTCCGAGGGAACACCGGCACCGGCGACGGCCCCGCCCGCCGTGACGATGCCTCCAGTGCACGCCGGGTTCGACTACCAGATCGGCGGGCCGTACCAGCCGCCGGCCGGTGTGTCCGTCGTCAGCCGCGACCACGGGGCGTCCCCGGCACCCGGGATCTACAACATCTGCTACGTCAACGGCTTCCAGGCCCAGCCGGACGCAGAGCAGGAATGGGACCGGGACCTCCTGCTCCGGGACCAGGCCGGCAACGTCGTCTACGACACCACCTGGAACGAGGCGCTGCTGGACATCAGCACGGACACCAAGCGGCAGCGGATCGCTCTGAAGGTGGATGGCTGGATCGACGAGTGCGCCACCAAGGGCTTCAACGCCGTCGAGCCGGACAACTACGACAGCTACACACGGTCGGCCGAATTGCTGAGCGCGGCCGACGCCGAGGCGTACCAGTCCCTACTCGTCGCGCACGCGCACGGACAAGGCCTTGCCATCGCCCAGAAGAACGCGGCGGAGCTGGCCCCGGACCGGAAGCAACTGGGCCTCGACTTCGCGGTGGTGGAACAGTGCGGCACGTACGGCGAGTGCGACCGGTACACCGACGCGTTCGGCGACGGCGTATTCGACATCGAGTACGACGAGCAGGGCCTCCAGGCGGCGTGCACGACTTGGGGGACCCGCATCAGCATCGTGCGGCGCGACCTCGACGCCGTTCCACCGAGCGACCCCGGCTACCTGCGCCAGACCTGCTGA
- a CDS encoding transposase: MAIRAAVAVVLTAAERHRLKKMAYGHKTPHQARQRAAVVLFAARGRSNARIAAETHLHVGYDVHRARVFGRCEPKTGIVPFMNLVTQVMTTEPYASARRVFWIVDNGSSHRRKKAIDRLTKAFPNAVMVHTPVHASWTDQIEIFFSIVQRKVVSPNDFTDLTQVRDRLRAFEDRYNATAQPFQWKFTTSDLDDLLARLDRHTPADRQKESSVALAA, encoded by the coding sequence GTGGCCATACGCGCTGCCGTGGCGGTGGTGCTGACCGCCGCCGAGCGCCACCGGCTGAAGAAGATGGCTTACGGGCACAAGACTCCACACCAAGCCAGGCAGCGTGCCGCAGTCGTCCTCTTCGCGGCACGTGGCCGGAGTAATGCCAGGATCGCCGCCGAGACCCACCTGCACGTGGGCTACGACGTCCACCGCGCCCGGGTGTTCGGCCGTTGCGAGCCGAAGACCGGCATCGTCCCCTTCATGAACCTGGTCACCCAGGTCATGACCACCGAGCCCTACGCGAGCGCCAGACGCGTCTTCTGGATCGTCGACAACGGCTCCTCCCACCGGAGGAAGAAGGCCATCGACCGTCTGACCAAGGCGTTTCCGAACGCGGTCATGGTCCACACCCCCGTGCACGCCTCCTGGACCGATCAGATCGAGATCTTCTTCTCCATCGTCCAACGCAAGGTCGTCTCACCCAACGACTTCACGGACCTGACCCAGGTCCGGGACCGGCTCCGAGCATTCGAAGACCGCTACAACGCCACAGCACAGCCGTTCCAGTGGAAGTTCACCACCTCCGACCTGGACGATCTGCTGGCCCGGCTCGACCGACACACACCCGCCGACCGACAAAAAGAATCCTCCGTCGCCCTGGCAGCCTGA
- a CDS encoding AAA family ATPase: MYLKNVRVRNVRGFRGAREVDLDLTRPDGSYAGWTVLAGRNGSGKSTLLRAVALAVSGPSAARGLVTGFDSWISDERSQAVAEVRLHRDPSEDGFTTGRPPADAFWAGLKWTAPDAATAAGRHAQPALGPVAYKKAPTAAQRGPWADNPVGWFCAGYGPFRRLVGGSGEVQRRMAGSGAVARLTSLFHEDASLAEGVSWLIEQHLRSLENRPGAAELKRTALEILGDDLLPDDYTIGDVDSDGLWVAHGGRSFALREMSDGYRTVAALVVDILKQLHDTYGALHVERDSGHPVVTVPGVVIIDEIDAHLHVSWQKRIGGWLKQHFPLVQFLVTTHSPYICQAADPAGLIRLPGPDVDEAPEVVDADLYDRVVFGSGDDAVLSELFGLDTPYSQRADEARALLVTLEMKIVAGEADEQERERYRRLKRTLTSSPSARVDEVAARLHSLTGHVA, translated from the coding sequence ATGTACCTCAAGAACGTGCGGGTGCGGAACGTGCGCGGGTTCCGCGGCGCCCGTGAGGTGGACCTCGACCTGACCCGGCCCGACGGCTCCTACGCCGGGTGGACGGTGCTGGCGGGCCGCAACGGGTCCGGCAAGTCCACCCTGCTGCGCGCCGTCGCCCTGGCGGTCAGCGGACCGAGCGCGGCACGCGGGCTGGTCACCGGCTTCGACTCGTGGATCAGCGACGAGCGGTCGCAGGCGGTCGCGGAGGTCCGCCTCCACCGCGACCCGTCCGAGGACGGGTTCACCACGGGACGGCCCCCGGCCGACGCGTTCTGGGCGGGCCTGAAGTGGACCGCGCCGGACGCCGCCACCGCGGCCGGCCGTCACGCCCAGCCGGCCCTGGGCCCGGTGGCGTACAAGAAGGCGCCGACGGCTGCCCAACGGGGGCCGTGGGCGGACAACCCGGTGGGCTGGTTCTGCGCGGGCTACGGGCCGTTCCGCCGTCTCGTCGGAGGGTCGGGGGAGGTCCAGCGGCGCATGGCGGGGTCGGGCGCCGTGGCCCGGTTGACCAGCCTCTTCCACGAGGACGCCTCGCTGGCCGAAGGCGTCAGCTGGCTCATCGAACAGCACCTGCGGTCCCTCGAGAACCGCCCGGGCGCGGCCGAGCTGAAGCGCACCGCCCTGGAGATCCTCGGCGACGACCTCCTGCCCGACGACTACACCATCGGGGACGTCGACTCCGACGGCCTGTGGGTCGCCCACGGCGGCCGGTCGTTCGCCCTGCGGGAGATGAGCGACGGCTACCGCACCGTCGCCGCGCTCGTGGTCGACATCCTCAAGCAGCTCCACGACACCTACGGCGCCCTACACGTCGAACGCGACAGCGGCCACCCGGTCGTGACCGTCCCCGGTGTCGTGATCATCGACGAGATCGACGCGCACCTGCACGTGTCCTGGCAGAAGCGCATCGGGGGGTGGCTCAAGCAGCACTTCCCGCTGGTGCAGTTCCTGGTCACCACCCACAGCCCCTACATCTGCCAGGCGGCCGACCCAGCCGGACTGATCCGCCTGCCCGGCCCCGACGTCGACGAAGCCCCCGAAGTCGTGGACGCGGACCTGTACGACCGGGTGGTGTTCGGCAGCGGCGACGACGCGGTGCTGTCCGAGCTCTTCGGCCTCGACACCCCGTACTCGCAGCGCGCGGACGAGGCCCGGGCCCTCCTGGTCACGCTGGAGATGAAGATCGTGGCCGGCGAGGCCGACGAGCAGGAACGCGAGCGCTACCGCCGGCTGAAGCGGACGCTCACCAGCTCGCCCTCCGCCCGGGTCGACGAGGTCGCCGCACGGCTGCACTCCCTGACCGGGCACGTCGCGTGA
- a CDS encoding TetR/AcrR family transcriptional regulator C-terminal domain-containing protein codes for MEKKRTEARPTSARSRDRGRATRRQLIEATARLCEERPGAELSVAEIANAAGVFPNQVTYYFGSKDSLLVHAAFLGLLHDARRIERIGRQAPDAATFRRNIARAVLAMPSLPSVARALAAAISKPELAPVVDRHLQLLFRQSERFVSQLVEGRGWRVGRPLDVEARTFWSTALGAVLLVRAGAHGTGADLDLAGALTVHDDEPERG; via the coding sequence GTGGAGAAGAAGCGAACCGAGGCCCGGCCGACGTCGGCGCGGTCGCGTGACCGCGGTCGCGCGACGAGACGCCAGCTGATCGAGGCGACCGCACGGCTGTGCGAGGAACGGCCCGGCGCCGAGCTGAGCGTCGCGGAGATCGCGAACGCGGCGGGCGTCTTCCCCAACCAGGTCACCTACTACTTCGGTTCCAAGGACTCGCTGCTCGTGCACGCCGCCTTCCTCGGCCTGCTGCACGACGCCCGACGGATCGAGCGCATCGGTCGCCAGGCCCCCGACGCGGCGACCTTCCGGCGCAACATCGCTCGCGCCGTACTGGCCATGCCCTCGCTCCCGTCGGTCGCGCGAGCACTCGCCGCCGCGATCTCCAAGCCCGAACTCGCCCCCGTGGTCGACCGGCACCTCCAGTTGCTGTTCCGGCAGTCCGAGCGCTTCGTGAGCCAGCTCGTCGAGGGCCGCGGCTGGAGGGTCGGTCGACCGCTCGACGTGGAGGCCAGGACGTTCTGGAGCACCGCGCTCGGCGCCGTGCTGCTCGTCCGCGCCGGGGCGCACGGCACCGGCGCGGACCTCGACCTCGCCGGAGCGCTGACCGTCCACGACGACGAACCCGAGCGCGGCTAG
- a CDS encoding HNH endonuclease encodes MAECTCEIVLAPEPEIRARKLWNHTTVRTHVHAPLRDLLAEMAAGRERCMYCGDNQGTDIDHFEPIDRHPMRAFDWTNHVLACSLCNSHLKRAAFPLDEGGRPLLIDPTAEDPTPHLRLVLAAGIYHPLTPRGQATIDLFDLNRGLLAKGRVNAFHVTKACVAQWAHATAQGDHDAAAHWATVVNEQPIADVVQAMLHQALDPAAEILFEDDPQLLAHLREPRLRSALLIA; translated from the coding sequence ATGGCCGAGTGCACCTGCGAGATCGTGCTGGCCCCGGAACCGGAGATCAGGGCGCGAAAGCTCTGGAACCACACGACGGTCCGAACCCACGTGCACGCGCCGCTGCGGGACCTCCTCGCGGAGATGGCCGCCGGGCGCGAGCGGTGCATGTACTGCGGGGACAACCAGGGCACCGACATCGACCACTTCGAACCGATCGACCGCCACCCGATGCGAGCCTTCGACTGGACCAACCACGTCCTCGCCTGCTCGCTGTGCAACAGCCACCTGAAGCGCGCCGCGTTCCCACTCGACGAAGGCGGCAGGCCGCTCCTCATCGACCCCACGGCCGAAGACCCGACACCGCACCTGCGCCTGGTCCTGGCAGCCGGCATCTACCACCCGCTCACCCCCCGAGGCCAGGCCACCATCGACCTGTTCGACCTCAACCGAGGCCTGCTGGCCAAGGGCCGGGTCAACGCCTTCCACGTCACGAAGGCCTGCGTCGCCCAGTGGGCCCATGCCACCGCCCAGGGCGACCACGATGCCGCCGCCCACTGGGCCACGGTGGTCAACGAACAGCCGATAGCCGACGTGGTGCAGGCCATGCTGCACCAGGCACTCGACCCCGCCGCCGAGATCCTCTTCGAGGACGACCCGCAGCTCCTCGCCCACCTCAGGGAGCCCCGGCTCCGGTCGGCCCTGCTCATCGCCTAA
- a CDS encoding multicopper oxidase family protein, giving the protein MIKDADSLKNSQAADIAESSPPSRRGLLKTTVAAVGAVGFAGALADGHAYAVDSPSGPGALRSRRHHPHPSRPSGEALDPSSVPKYRTPLFLLDRMPGEGRDSYHIAIRQFRQQMLPIGMPATTVWGYGAVGHPQSFHTPGLTIEARVDRPISVTWVNDLVTSRGFYLPHLCAVDPTLHWANPPGGSAGRDSRPTFSTTPGPYTGPVPVVTHLHGGYSREESDGYPEAWYLPASRDIPRDYARVGTYYDRFAGRFRDRYGVRWRPGSATFAYSNDQRPTTLWYHDHALGMTRVNVYAGLAGFYLLRGGPADLPSGVLPGPASGRDGAHGAHPYEIPLVVQDKSFKADGSLFFPSSRGYFGDTPPDGPWIPSTDIPPIWNPEFFGTTMVVNGNTWPVLNVEPRRYRLRILNASNARTLILKIAADATAPRPVSPALPFWQIGNDQGFLPAPVQSDQLLLAPAERADVVVDFTGTPVGTGLYLINEGPDEAYDGGAPVTDFTPANITTTGQVMKFTVVSLASTDTSVPPSQIVLPPIPALPESRTVRKLSLNEEDSAYFTGAPTMDKLGTVSPSGSATPLLWSDPVTETPVKDDTEIWELYNFTPDAHPIHIHQIGFQVLGRQEVTGGASSPPQPGEGGYKDTVIALPGYITRVKVRFGIAGRYVWHCHIMDHEDNEMMRPLQVLDRHSH; this is encoded by the coding sequence GTGATCAAGGATGCCGATTCTCTGAAGAATTCGCAGGCCGCCGATATCGCCGAGAGTTCTCCGCCGAGTCGACGCGGGCTGCTCAAAACCACGGTTGCGGCAGTCGGTGCCGTAGGTTTCGCCGGCGCACTCGCGGACGGACATGCCTACGCCGTCGATTCTCCGTCCGGGCCGGGTGCTCTTCGAAGCCGCCGGCACCACCCGCATCCTTCACGGCCATCGGGAGAAGCGCTCGATCCGTCATCCGTACCCAAGTACAGAACGCCGCTGTTTCTTCTCGATAGGATGCCCGGCGAGGGCCGGGACTCCTACCACATCGCGATCCGTCAGTTCCGACAGCAAATGCTGCCGATCGGGATGCCGGCCACCACGGTCTGGGGTTACGGGGCCGTGGGCCACCCGCAATCATTTCATACGCCAGGCCTGACCATTGAAGCCCGTGTGGATCGACCGATCTCCGTGACATGGGTCAACGACCTCGTCACCTCGCGCGGCTTCTATCTGCCCCATCTATGCGCTGTGGACCCCACGTTGCATTGGGCGAACCCTCCTGGCGGAAGCGCCGGACGTGATTCCCGGCCGACCTTCTCAACCACTCCCGGGCCGTACACGGGACCTGTTCCCGTCGTCACCCATCTGCACGGGGGGTACAGCCGAGAAGAGAGTGACGGATACCCCGAAGCCTGGTACCTGCCGGCATCTCGTGATATTCCTCGTGACTATGCCCGCGTAGGCACCTATTACGATCGGTTCGCCGGGCGGTTCCGTGACCGTTACGGCGTCCGCTGGCGCCCCGGGTCGGCGACGTTCGCGTACAGCAATGATCAGCGTCCCACAACGCTCTGGTACCACGATCACGCTCTGGGCATGACCCGGGTGAATGTCTACGCGGGCCTTGCCGGTTTCTACCTGCTGCGAGGCGGACCCGCCGACCTCCCCTCGGGAGTGCTTCCCGGGCCGGCGTCCGGGCGAGACGGTGCCCACGGTGCCCACCCCTACGAAATCCCCCTGGTGGTTCAGGACAAGTCCTTCAAAGCGGACGGGTCGCTGTTCTTCCCCAGCAGTCGCGGATACTTCGGGGACACCCCGCCGGACGGTCCATGGATCCCCTCCACCGATATTCCGCCCATCTGGAACCCGGAGTTCTTCGGCACCACGATGGTCGTCAACGGGAACACCTGGCCGGTACTCAACGTGGAACCGCGGCGGTACCGCCTGCGCATCCTCAACGCGAGCAACGCCCGTACTCTCATCCTGAAGATCGCGGCTGACGCCACAGCCCCCCGCCCCGTCAGCCCCGCACTGCCCTTCTGGCAGATCGGAAACGACCAGGGATTCCTGCCGGCCCCGGTCCAGTCGGATCAACTCCTCTTGGCCCCCGCGGAGCGCGCCGACGTGGTGGTCGACTTCACCGGCACTCCGGTCGGCACCGGGCTCTACTTGATCAATGAAGGCCCGGACGAGGCGTACGACGGCGGCGCACCGGTCACCGACTTCACGCCGGCGAATATCACGACCACGGGGCAGGTCATGAAATTCACCGTCGTTTCCCTTGCCTCCACCGATACCAGCGTCCCGCCGTCACAGATCGTGCTTCCCCCGATCCCGGCGCTTCCCGAGAGTCGGACGGTCCGGAAGCTGTCACTCAACGAAGAGGACTCCGCGTACTTCACCGGCGCGCCCACGATGGACAAACTCGGCACGGTTTCGCCGAGTGGCTCAGCCACCCCGCTCCTGTGGTCGGACCCGGTCACCGAGACGCCGGTGAAGGACGACACGGAGATCTGGGAACTGTACAACTTCACCCCCGACGCGCACCCCATCCACATCCATCAGATCGGATTCCAGGTCCTCGGCCGCCAGGAAGTCACGGGCGGCGCGTCGTCACCCCCGCAACCGGGGGAAGGCGGATATAAGGACACCGTGATCGCATTGCCGGGTTATATCACCCGTGTCAAGGTTCGCTTTGGCATTGCGGGACGGTACGTCTGGCACTGTCACATCATGGACCATGAGGACAATGAAATGATGCGGCCGTTGCAGGTACTCGATCGGCACAGCCATTGA